In Pan paniscus chromosome 13, NHGRI_mPanPan1-v2.0_pri, whole genome shotgun sequence, one DNA window encodes the following:
- the OBSL1 gene encoding obscurin-like protein 1 isoform X1 has protein sequence MKASSGDQGSPPCFLRFPRPVRVVSGAEAELKCVVLGEPPPVVVWEKGGQQLAASERLSFPADGAEHGLLLSAALPTDAGVYVCRARNAAGEAYAAAAVTVLEPPASDPELQPAERLLPSPGSGEGAPVFLTGPRSQWVLRGAEVVLTCRAGGLPEPTLYWEKDGMALDEVWDSSHFALEQGRAEDGPGASLALRILAARLPDSGVYVCHARNAHGHAQAGALLQVHQPPESPPADPDEAPAPVVEPLKCAPKTFWVNEGKHAKFRCYVMGKPEPEIEWHWEGRPLLPDRRRLMYRDRDGGFVLKVLYCQAKDRGLYVCAARNSAGQTLSAVHLHVKEPRLRFTRPLQDVEGREHGIAVLECKVPNSRIPTAWFREDQRLLPCHKYEQIEEGTVRRLIIHRLKADDDGIYLCEMRGRVRTVANVTVKGPILKRLPRKLDVLEGENAVLLVETLEAGVEGRWSRDGEELPVICQSSSGHMHALVLPGVTREDAGEVTFSLGNSRTTTLLRVKCVKHSPPGPPISAEMFKGHKNTVLLTWKPPEPAPETPFIYRLERQEVGSEDWIQCFSIEKAGAVEVPGDCVPSEGDYRFRICTVSGHGRSPHVVFHGSAHLVPTARLVAGLEDVQVYDGEDAVFSLDLSTIIQGTWFLNGEELKSNEPEGQVEPGALRYCMEQKGLQHRLILHAVKHQDSGALVGFSCPGVQDSAALTIQESPVHILSPQDKVSLTFTTSERVVLTCELSRVDFPATWYKDGQKVEDSELLVVKMDGRKHRLILPEAKVQDSGEFECRTEGVSAFFGVTVQVHRQRNRGCKRLCDLRHTIAWRHTQDCSVPAASDPPVHIVDPREHVFVHAITSECVMLACEVDREDAPVRWYKDGQEVEESDFVVLENEGPHRRLVLPATQPSDGGEFQCVAGDERAYFTVTITDVSSWIVYPSGKVYVAAVRLERVVLTCELCRPWAEVRWTKDGEEVVESPALLLQKEDTVRRLVLPAVQLEDSGEYLCEIDDESASFTVTVTEPPVRIIYPRDEVTLIAVTLECVVLMCELSREDAPVRWYKDGLEVEESEALVLERDGPRCRLVLPAAQPEDGGEFVCDAGDDSAFFTVTVTAPPERIVHPAARSLDLHFGAPGRVELRCEVAPGGSQVRWYKDGLEVEASDALQLGAEGPTRTLTLPHAQPEDAGEYVCETRDEAITFNVILAEPPVQFLAPETTPSPLCVAPGEPVVLSCELSRAGAPVVWSHNGRPVQEGEGLELHAEGPRRVLCIQAAGPAHAGLYTCQSGAAPGAPSLSFTVQVAEPPVRVVAPEAAQTRVRSTPGGDLELVVHLSGPGGPVRWYKDGERLASQGRVQLEQAGARQVLRVQGARSGDAGEYLCDAPQDSRIFLVSVEEPLPVKLVSELTPLTVHEGDDATFRCEVSPPDADVTWLRNGAVVTPGPQVEMAQNGSSRILTLRGCQLGDAGTVTVRAGSTATSARLHVRETELLFLRRLQDVRAEEGQDVCLEVETGRVGTAGAVRWVRGGQPLPHDSRLSMAQDGHIHRLFIHGVILADQGTYGCESHHDRTLARLSVRPRQLRVLRPLEDVTISEGGSATFQLELSQEGVTGEWARGGVRLYPGPKCHIHSDGHRHRLVLNGLGLADSGCVSFTADSLRCAARLIVRGVASRTTAYLLTCVALLTPEVPVTIVRGPHDLEVTEGDTATFECELSQALADVTWEKDGSALTPSPRLRLQALGTRRLLQLRRCGPSDAGTYSCAVGTARARPVRLTVRERTVAVLSELRSVSAREGDGATFECTVSEVEITGRWELGGRPLRPGARVRIRQEGKKHILVLSELRAEDAGEVRFQAGPAQSLALLEVEALPLQMCRHPPREKTVLVGRRAVLEVTVSRSGGHVCWLREGAELCPGDKYEMRSHGPTHSLVIHDVRPEDQGTYCCQAGQESTHTRLLVEAPCGVIPLQVTRRT, from the exons ATGAAGGCGAGCTCGGGGGACCAGGGGAGCCCCCCGTGCTTCCTGCGCTTCCCGCGGCCTGTGCGGGTGGTAAGTGGCGCCGAGGCCGAGCTCAAGTGCGTGGTCCTGGGGGAGCCGCCGCCTGTAGTGGTGTGGGAGAAGGGCGGGCAGCAGCTGGCGGCCTCGGAACGCCTGAGCTTCCCGGCGGACGGCGCGGAGCACGGCCTGCTGCTGAGCGCCGCACTGCCCACCGACGCGGGGGTCTACGTGTGCCGCGCCCGCAACGCGGCCGGCGAGGCCTACGCGGCGGCCGCCGTCACCGTGCTGGAGCCGCCGGCCTCCGACCCCGAGCTGCAGCCCGCCGAGCGCCTGCTGCCATCGCCGGGGTCCGGGGAGGGCGCCCCGGTCTTCCTCACGGGGCCTCGATCCCAGTGGGTGCTGCGGGGGGCGGAGGTGGTGCTGACGTGCCGGGCGGGGGGCCTCCCCGAGCCCACACTGTACTGGGAGAAGGACGGGATGGCCCTGGACGAAGTGTGGGACAGCAGCCACTTCGCGCTCGAGCAGGGCCGCGCCGAGGACGGCCCCGGCGCGAGCCTGGCACTGCGCATCCTGGCGGCTCGGCTGCCGGATTCCGGCGTCTACGTGTGCCACGCCCGCAACGCGCACGGCCACGCGCAGGCGGGGGCGCTGCTCCAGGTGCACCAGCCCCCCGAGAGCCCGCCCGCGGACCCCGACGAGGCCCCCGCGCCGGTGGTGGAGCCGCTCAAGTGCGCGCCTAAGACCTTCTGGGTGAACGAGGGCAAGCACGCCAAGTTCCGCTGCTACGTGATGGGCAAGCCCGAGCCCGAGATCGAATGGCACTGGGAGGGCCGCCCGCTGCTCCCGGACCGCCGCCGCCTCATGTACCGCGACCGCGACGGCGGCTTCGTGCTCAAGGTGCTCTACTGCCAGGCCAAGGACCGTGGGCTCTACGTCTGCGCCGCGCGCAACTCGGCGGGCCAGACGCTCAGTGCCGTGCACCTGCACGTGAAAG AGCCCCGCCTCCGGTTCACACGGCCCCTGCAGGACGTGGAGGGCCGTGAGCACGGGATTGCCGTGCTGGAGTGTAAAGTACCCAACTCCCGCATCCCCACGGCCTGGTTCCGTGAGGACCAGCGGCTGCTGCCCTGCCACAAGTACGAGCAGATCGAAGAGGGCACTGTCCGGCGCCTCATCATCCACAGGCTGAAGGCAGACGATGATGGTATCTACCTGTGCGAGATGCGGGGCCGGGTGCGCACCGTGGCCAACGTCACAGTCAAAG GGCCCATCCTGAAGCGCCTGCCCCGGAAGCTCGACGTCCTGGAAGGAGAGAATGCTGTGCTGCTAGTGGAAACTCTAGAGGCTGGGGTCGAGGGACGCTGGAGCCGTGATGGGGAGGAGCTGCCGGTCATCTGCCAGAGCAGCTCAGGCCACATGCATGCCCTGGTCCTTCCAGGGGTCACCCGAGAGGATGCTGGCGAGGTCACctttagcctgggcaactccCGTACCACTACGCTTCTCAGAGTAAAAT GTGTCAAGCACAGTCCCCCAGGACCCCCCATATCGGCAGAGATGTTCAAGGGCCACAAGAACACGGTCCTGTTGACCTGGAAGCCTCCCGAGCCAGCTCCCGAGACCCCATTCATCTACCGGCTGGAGCGGCAGGAAGTGGGCTCTGAAGACTGGATTCAGTGCTTCAGCATCGAGAAAGCCGGAGCCGTGGAGGTGCCGGGTGACTGTGTGCCCTCCGAGGGTGACTACCGCTTCCGCATCTGCACAGTCAGTGGACATGGCCGTAGTCCCCACGTGGTGTTCCACGGTTCTGCTCACCTTG TGCCCACAGCTCGCCTGGTGGCAGGTCTGGAGGATGTGCAGGTATACGACGGGGAAGATGCCGTCTTCTCCCTCGATCTCTCCACCATCATCCAGGGTACCTGGTTCCTTAATGGGGAAGAGCTCAAGAGTAACGAGCCGGAGGGCCAGGTGGAACCTGGGGCCCTGCGGTACTGTATGGAGCAGAAGGGTCTGCAGCACAGACTCATCCTGCATGCCGTCAAGCACCAGGACAGCGGTGCCCTGGTCGGCTTCAGCTGCCCCGGTGTGCAGGACTCAGCTGCCCTCACAATCCAAG AGAGCCCGGTGCACATCCTGAGCCCCCAGGACAAGGTGTCATTGACCTTCACAACCTCAGAGCGGGTGGTGCTGACTTGTGAGCTCTCAAGGGTGGACTTCCCGGCAACCTGGTACAAGGATGGGCAGAAGGTGGAGGACAGCGAGTTGCTGGTGGTGAAGATGGATGGGCGCAAACACCGTCTGATCCTGCCTGAGGCCAAAGTCCAGGACAGTGGCGAGTTTGAGTGCAGGACAGAAGGGGTCTCGGCCTTCTTCGGCGTCACTGTCCAAG TTCACAGGCAAAGAAACAGAGGCTGTAAGAGGTTATGTGACCTCCGTCACACCATAGCTTGGCGACACACACAGGATTGTTCTGTTCCTGCTGCCTCAG ATCCTCCCGTGCACATCGTGGACCCCCGAGAACATGTGTTCGTGCATGCCATAACTTCCGAGTGTGTCATGCTGGCCTGTGAGGTGGACCGAGAGGACGCCCCTGTGCGTTGGTACAAGGACgggcaggaggtggaggagagTGACTTTGTGGTGCTGGAGAATGAGGGGCCCCATCGCCGCCTGGTGCTGCCCGCCACCCAGCCCTCAGACGGGGGCGAGTTTCAGTGCGTCGCTGGAGATGAGCGTGCCTACTTCACTGTCACCATCACAG ACGTCTCCTCGTGGATCGTGTATCCCAGCGGCAAGGTGTATGTGGCAGCCGTGCGCCTGGAGCGTGTGGTGCTGACCTGTGAGCTATGCCGGCCCTGGGCAGAGGTGCGCTGGACCAAGGATGGAGAGGAGGTGGTGGAGAGCCCCGCGCTGCTCCTGCAGAAGGAAGACACTGTCCGCCGCCTGGTGCTGCCCGCTGTCCAGCTCGAGGACTCCGGCGAGTACTTGTGTGAAATTGACGATGAGTCGGCCTCCTTCACTGTCACCGTCACAG AACCCCCAGTGCGGATCATATACCCTCGCGATGAGGTGACCTTGATCGCCGTGACCTTGGAGTGTGTGGTGCTGATGTGTGAACTGTCTCGGGAGGATGCCCCTGTGCGCTGGTACAAGGATGGGCTGGAAGTGGAGGAGAGCGAGGCCCTGGTGCTGGAGAGGGATGGGCCACGCTGCCGCCTGGTGCTACCTGCTGCTCAGCCCGAGGACGGGGGCGAGTTTGTATGCGATGCTGGAGATGACTCGGCCTTCTTCACTGTCACTGTCACAG CCCCACCAGAGAGGATTGTGCACCCGGCAGCCCGCTCCCTGGATCTGCATTTTGGGGCTCCAGGGCGCGTGGAGCTGCGCTGTGAGGTGGCCCCAGGTGGGTCTCAGGTGCGCTGGTACAAGGACGGGCTGGAAGTGGAGGCATCAGATGCCCTGCAGCTGGGTGCCGAGGGGCCCACCCGCACCCTGACCCTgccccatgcccagcctgaggACGCCGGGGAGTACGTGTGTGAGACCCGGGATGAGGCCATCACCTTCAATGTCATCCTGGCTG AGCCCCCAGTGCAGTTCCTTGCTCCAGAGACAACGCCAAGCCCGCTCTGTGTGGCCCCCGGGGAGCCAGTGGTGCTGAGCTGTGAACTGTCCCGGGCTGGTGCCCCCGTGGTCTGGAGCCACAATGGGAGGCCCGTGCAGGAGGGCGAGGGCCTAGAGCTCCATGCCGAGGGCCCCCGCCGAGTCCTCTGCATCCAGGCTGCAGGCCCAGCCCATGCAGGGCTCTACACCTGCCAGTCTGGAGCAGCCCCTGGAGCCCCGAGCCTCAGCTTCACCGTCCAGGTGGCTG AGCCTCCTGTGCGGGTGGTAGCTCCCGAGGCAGCCCAGACGAGGGTTCGGAGCACTCCAGGCGGGGACCTAGAGCTGGTGGTGCACCTCTCCGGGCCAGGGGGCCCTGTACGCTGGTACAAGGACGGGGAGCGACTGGCAAGCCAGGGGCGGGTGCAGCTGGAGCAGGCCGGGGCCAGGCAGGTGCTGCGGGTGCAGGGGGCACGGAGCGGGGACGCTGGGGAGTACCTGTGCGACGCGCCCCAGGACAGCCGCATCTTCCTTGTCAGCGTGGAAG AGCCACTGCCGGTGAAGCTGGTCTCGGAGCTGACACCACTCACTGTCCACGAGGGCGATGATGCCACGTTCCGGTGTGAAGTCTCCCCACCAGATGCCGACGTCACCTGGCTGCGCAATGGGGCCGTCGTCACTCCAGGGCCCCAGGTGGAGATGGCCCAGAATGGTTCAAGCCGCATCTTAACCTTGCGAGGCTGCCAACTGGGGGATGCGGGGACCGTGACTGTGCGGGCAGGGAGCACGGCCACAAGTGCCCGGCTCCATGTTCGAG AGACAGAGCTGCTGTTCCTACGGCGGTTGCAGGATGTGCGGGCAGAGGAAGGCCAGGACGTGTGTCTCGAAGTGGAGACAGGCCGAGTGGGTACAGCGGGGGCCGTGCGCTGGGTGCGAGGTGGGCAGCCCCTGCCCCACGACTCTCGCCTGTCCATGGCCCAGGATGGGCACATCCACCGCCTCTTCATCCATGGTGTCATACTGGCCGACCAGGGCACCTACGGCTGCGAGAGCCACCACGATCGCACCCTGGCCAGGCTCAGCGTGAGGC CGAGGCAGCTGAGGGTGCTGCGGCCTCTGGAGGACGTGACCATCAGTGAGGGGGGCAGTGCCACCTTCCAGCTGGAGCTGTCCCAGGAAGGTGTGACCGGGGAGTGGGCCCGGGGTGGAGTACGGCTGTATCCAGGACCCAAGTGTCACATCCACTCGGACGGCCACCGTCACCGACTGGTACTCAATGGCCTGGGCCTGGCCGACTCAGGCTGTGTCTCCTTCACGGCGGATTCCCTGCGCTGCGCAGCCAGACTCATTGTGAGAGGTGTGGCCTCCAGGACCACAGCCTACCTGCTGACCTGTGTGGCCCTACTTACCCCAG agGTCCCAGTGACCATCGTGCGGGGGCCACACGACCTAGAGGTGACCGAGGGCGACACAGCTACGTTCGAGTGCGAGCTTTCCCAAGCTTTGGCTGATGTTACCTGGGAGAAG GACGGGAGCGCGCTCACGCCTAGCCCGCGGCTCCGGCTCCAGGCCCTCGGCACGCGCCGCCTTCTCCAGCTGCGACGCTGCGGCCCCTCGGACGCCGGGACCTACAGCTGCGCGGTGGGGACGGCCCGCGCCAGACCGGTCCGCCTGACCGTGCGCG AGCGTACTGTGGCGGTACTCTCCGAGCTGCGGTCGGTGAGCGCCCGCGAAGGCGACGGCGCTACGTTCGAGTGCACCGTGTCGGAGGTCGAGATCACGGGGCGCTGGGAGCTCGGAGGCCGCCCGCTGAGACCCGGAGCCCGCGTCCGCATCCGACAGGAAG GGAAGAAACACATTCTGGTGCTTAGCGAGCTGCGCGCCGAGGACGCCGGTGAAGTCCGCTTCCAGGCGGGGCCCGCCCAGTCCCTGGCTCTACTGGAAGTGGAGG CATTGCCTCTCCAGATGTGCCGCCACCCCCCTCGCGAGAAGACCGTTCTGGTGGGCCGCCGGGCGGTGCTGGAGGTGACTGTGTCCCGCTCGGGGGGCCACGTGTGCTGGCTGCGGGAGGGGGCCGAGCTGTGCCCGGGAGATAAGTATGAGATGCGCAGCCACGGCCCCACCCACAGCCTGGTCATCCATGACGTTCGACCTGAGGACCAAGGCACTTACTGCTGCCAGGCCGGCCAGGAGAGCACCCACACACGGCTGCTGGTAGAGG ccccaTGTGGAGTCATTCCTCTGCAGGTAACTAGGAGGACCTAA